Proteins encoded in a region of the Kwoniella shivajii chromosome 3, complete sequence genome:
- a CDS encoding calmodulin: protein MAEQLTKEQIAEFKEAFSLFDKDGDGTITTKELGTVMRSLGQNPTQAELEDMINEVDADGNNSIDFAEFMTLMARKMHDTDSEDEIREAFKVFDKNNDGHISAAELKHVMTNLGEKLSDAEISEMIREADKDGDGMIDYNEFVTMMMAK from the exons ATGGCTGAACAATTG ACAAAAG AACAAATCGCTG AATTCAAGGAGgctttctctctcttcgaCAAAG ACGGAGATGGAACCATCACCACCAAGGAACTCGGTACCGTCATGAGATCTCTCGGTCAAAACCCTACTCAAGCTGAGCTTGAGGATATGATCAACGAG GTCGACGCCGATGGAAACAACTCTATCGATTTTGCCGAATTCATGACCCTTATGGCTAGAAAGATGCACGACACtgattctgaagatgaaatccGAGAGGCTTTCAAG GTCTTTGACAAAAACAACGACGGTCATATTTCCGCTGCTGAATTGAAACACGTCATGA CCAACCTCGGTGAGAAGCTCTCCGACGCTGAGATTAGCGAGATGATCAGAGAGGCAGACAAGGACG gtgatggaatgatcGACTACAACGAATTCGTAACAATGATGATGGCTAAG TAA